A single genomic interval of Streptococcus suis harbors:
- the rpsO gene encoding 30S ribosomal protein S15, producing the protein MAISKEKKNEIMAQYARHEGDTGSVEVQVAVLTWEINHLNDHIKQHKKDHATYRGLMKKIGRRRNLLAYLRRTDVNRYRELIHSLGLRR; encoded by the coding sequence ATGGCAATCTCAAAAGAGAAAAAAAATGAAATCATGGCACAATATGCTCGTCATGAAGGCGACACAGGTTCAGTTGAAGTACAAGTAGCAGTACTTACTTGGGAAATCAACCACCTTAACGACCACATCAAACAACACAAAAAAGACCACGCAACTTACCGTGGTTTGATGAAAAAAATCGGTCGCCGTCGTAACTTGTTGGCATACCTACGCCGCACAGACGTAAACCGTTACCGTGAATTGATTCACTCACTCGGACTCCGTCGTTAA
- a CDS encoding uracil-xanthine permease family protein — MSTKANLLFDVHEKPAPLQGILLSFQHVFAMFGATILVPLILGMPVSVALFASGVGTLIYQVATQFKVPVYLGSSFAYISAMALAIKEMGGDVSAAQTGILFVGLIYVLTAALVKVIGTKWIDTLLPPIVIGPMIIVIGLGLANSAVTSAGFVADGDWKNVVVAIATFLIAAFVNTKGKGFAKIVPFLIAIIGGYVIALCLGLVDFTLVLEAAWFELPGFYLPFETGVFKAYNFYFGPEMIAILPIAVVTVAEHIGDHTVLSQICGRQFLKDPGLSRTLIGDGVATAVSAFIGGPANTTYGENTGVIGMTRIASVSVIRNAALIAIAFSFLGKFTALISTIPSAVLGGMSILLYGVIASNGLKVLIESRVDFGQVRNLIIASSMLVLGLGGAVLNIGAITLSGTALSAIVGIILNLILPKAEKAE; from the coding sequence ATGAGTACAAAAGCCAATCTTTTGTTTGATGTCCATGAGAAACCAGCACCGCTTCAAGGGATTTTGTTGAGTTTCCAGCACGTGTTCGCCATGTTCGGAGCGACAATCTTGGTGCCACTGATTCTCGGTATGCCAGTTTCCGTGGCTCTCTTTGCATCAGGTGTCGGAACCTTGATTTACCAAGTGGCAACCCAGTTTAAAGTTCCAGTTTACTTGGGTTCATCCTTTGCCTACATTTCTGCTATGGCGCTTGCCATCAAAGAAATGGGCGGTGATGTATCAGCTGCGCAGACAGGTATTCTCTTCGTCGGCTTGATTTACGTCTTGACTGCGGCTCTGGTCAAAGTTATCGGTACTAAGTGGATTGATACCCTCTTGCCACCGATTGTTATCGGCCCTATGATTATCGTTATTGGTCTGGGTCTTGCCAACTCTGCCGTGACTTCGGCAGGCTTTGTCGCAGACGGTGACTGGAAAAACGTCGTTGTGGCGATCGCAACCTTCTTGATTGCTGCTTTTGTCAATACCAAAGGGAAAGGCTTCGCCAAGATTGTTCCATTCTTGATTGCCATCATCGGTGGTTACGTGATTGCCCTCTGTCTTGGTTTGGTTGACTTCACACTTGTTCTGGAAGCAGCTTGGTTTGAATTGCCAGGTTTCTACCTACCATTTGAAACAGGTGTCTTCAAGGCCTACAATTTCTACTTCGGTCCAGAAATGATTGCTATCTTACCAATTGCTGTTGTAACAGTAGCTGAGCATATCGGAGACCACACGGTTCTCAGTCAAATCTGTGGCCGCCAGTTCTTGAAAGATCCAGGTCTCAGCCGTACCTTGATTGGTGATGGTGTGGCGACTGCCGTATCAGCCTTTATCGGTGGACCTGCTAACACGACCTACGGTGAAAACACAGGGGTTATCGGCATGACCCGCATCGCATCAGTATCCGTTATCCGTAATGCAGCCTTGATTGCCATTGCCTTCTCATTCTTGGGTAAATTTACAGCCCTTATCTCAACCATTCCAAGTGCTGTACTCGGTGGTATGTCTATCTTGCTCTACGGTGTTATCGCCTCAAACGGTTTGAAAGTTTTGATTGAAAGCCGTGTTGACTTCGGTCAAGTCCGCAACCTGATTATTGCAAGCTCAATGCTGGTATTGGGTCTTGGTGGAGCAGTTCTCAACATCGGTGCCATTACCCTCTCAGGAACAGCCCTCTCAGCCATTGTAGGTATTATCCTCAACCTCATCTTGCCAAAAGCAGAAAAGGCAGAGTAA